CACTGGGAGACTGAACCGCAACCGATGATCAGGATATTACCTTTAAATTTTACTTGTTTTTTCATCATTTCCTCCTGGATTTTTTTCATTGTAACAAAAGTAATTTGCTTTGGCAATAAATTTTACGTGCTAATAACCGCAATTAAACATCGCGGTTACATAGAAGAAAATAATGCTTTTAATTTCTTCAAAGCTAAACCGCGATGAGACAAGCGGTTTTTCATGGCTGGTGACATTTCCGCGAAGGTTTTATTATATCCGCAGGGGCGAAAAACCGGGTCGTAGCCAAAACCTTCCACGCCTCTCATTTCCGCAACGATCCGGCCGTGAACGATCCCTTTGATCACTCTGATCCGGCCGTCAGGAAAGGCAACCGCAATCGCACAAACAAACTTTGCCCCCCTCGCCCTGCTGTCACGCATTACCTTAAGGAGCTTGCGGCAAAGGTTTTCCGGGGTCGGCGGCGTGGCAAAACGGGCCGATTTGACCCCAGGTTTACCGTTCAAGCAATTGACCATCAGCCCGGAATCATCGGCAATCGCAATCTCCCCTGGTTTAAGCTTGATCGCTTTAACTTTCTTGATCGCGTTCGCTTCAAAGGTCTTCCCGTTTTCCTTCACCCGTATCTCTTTTCCCGTAACCCGTATCCCCAGAATTTCCCCAATCTCGCGCAGTTTATGCTGGTTAGTCGTCGCGACAATAATTTTTTTGCCCCTCTCCCTCTGGGACCGTGCCTGCCGGCAGGCAGGGAGGGGTTGGGGGTGAGGGCGTCTACCGTTCATACTTCAGCGCTTTTTTCCCAATATCTTTCCGGTAATGCATCCCTTTAAAGTTGATCAGATCAACCGCTTGATACGCCTTCTTGATCGCTAACTTGATCCCGTCGCCTAAAGCGGTCACGCCCAGCACTCTCCCACCATTTGTAATAATTGATCCACTCCCGTGTCCCGTATCGCCGTATCCCGTACCCCGTGTCCCGTACCCCGTCCCCGCGTGAAAGACCACCACATTGTCCAGTTGGCCGATCCGATCAAGCCCTTTTATCTCGACTCCCTTTTCGTATTTGCCGGGATACCCCCCCGCCGCCAGGACCACACAGACCGCCGCTTTATCGTCCCACTCAATAAGTCGATCATCCAACTTGCCGTCAACAACTGCTTCCAAAATTGAGACCAAATCTGACTTCATCCGCATTAAGATCGGCTGGGTCTCCGGATCGCCAAAACGGGCGTTAAACTCCAGTACCTTGGGCCCATTTTTCGTGACCATGATCCCGGCGTAAATAACTCCTTTATAATCGATCCCTTCCTGCCGCATCCCGTCAACAAACGGTTTGAGGACCGTCACGTCGATCTCCGACATCAAATGATCGGTGACGATCGGCGCCGGCGAATAAGCTCCCATCCCGCCGGTGTTCGGTCCCTGATCTCCGTCAAAAACCCGCTTGTGGTCTTGAGCTGAAGCTAATGGAATGATCGACTTTCCATCGGTCAACGCCAGAATTGAGGCTTCTTCTCCGTCAAGAAACTCCTCAATGACCACCTGGTCGCCGGCCGCGCCAAACTCTTTCTTCTCCATGATTAGTTTTACTGCGTCGATCGCTTCTGTTTCCGTCCGGCAAACAACAACTCCTTTGCCGGCAGCTAAACCATCGGCTTTGACAACTATCGGCGCCCCCATTTCTTTGACGTAGGCGATCGCTTCTTCCAAACGGCGGAAAGTCCCGGATTGGGCGGTCGGGATGTCGTATTTCGTCATGAAATTCTTGGAGAAAACCTTGCTCCCTTCGATTTGCGCTCCCAACCTGCCCGGTCCAAACACTTTCAAGCCGGCCGCGGCAAACTCGTCGGCAATCCCGGCGACCAGCGGCACTTCCGGACCGACCACGGTCAGCCCGATCTTTTTCTCCAGGGCAAACTTCTTTAAGCCAGCGATATCTTCAACCGCCAGATGAATATTTTCAGCGAATTGAGCAGTCCCGGGATTACCAGGAGCACAGTAGATCTTCTCAATCAACGGGCTTTGCGCGATCTTCCAGACCAGCGCGTGCTCCCGGCCCCCGGAACCAATAACCAAAACCTTCATAAAACTTGCTCCTTAAAATTCCAAATAAATGCCCATCAACGGAATGACCGCAGACAAACCATTGTTCTGCTTGACATAGACCGGGACCTGCAAGCCGCCGAAACAATAAGAATTTCCGTCGATCAAACAGGTCACTCCGATCAGATTGGAAATTATCGTTTTCTCCGACCCCCCCGCCTGCGTCCCATTAACAACATCGGCGCCGGCATATTCGGCCAGCAGCTCATAAGAAAGATTGAACTTCCGATTGATTGGATATTCCGCCGCCAGGTTGACCTGAAGCTGGTCTCCCGGATCAACTGTCAGCAATGTTCCGCTGGAAGAATCATTATAAGG
This DNA window, taken from Candidatus Margulisiibacteriota bacterium, encodes the following:
- the rdgB gene encoding RdgB/HAM1 family non-canonical purine NTP pyrophosphatase, which codes for MNGRRPHPQPLPACRQARSQRERGKKIIVATTNQHKLREIGEILGIRVTGKEIRVKENGKTFEANAIKKVKAIKLKPGEIAIADDSGLMVNCLNGKPGVKSARFATPPTPENLCRKLLKVMRDSRARGAKFVCAIAVAFPDGRIRVIKGIVHGRIVAEMRGVEGFGYDPVFRPCGYNKTFAEMSPAMKNRLSHRGLALKKLKALFSSM
- the purD gene encoding phosphoribosylamine--glycine ligase, which encodes MKVLVIGSGGREHALVWKIAQSPLIEKIYCAPGNPGTAQFAENIHLAVEDIAGLKKFALEKKIGLTVVGPEVPLVAGIADEFAAAGLKVFGPGRLGAQIEGSKVFSKNFMTKYDIPTAQSGTFRRLEEAIAYVKEMGAPIVVKADGLAAGKGVVVCRTETEAIDAVKLIMEKKEFGAAGDQVVIEEFLDGEEASILALTDGKSIIPLASAQDHKRVFDGDQGPNTGGMGAYSPAPIVTDHLMSEIDVTVLKPFVDGMRQEGIDYKGVIYAGIMVTKNGPKVLEFNARFGDPETQPILMRMKSDLVSILEAVVDGKLDDRLIEWDDKAAVCVVLAAGGYPGKYEKGVEIKGLDRIGQLDNVVVFHAGTGYGTRGTGYGDTGHGSGSIITNGGRVLGVTALGDGIKLAIKKAYQAVDLINFKGMHYRKDIGKKALKYER